One Cryobacterium psychrophilum DNA segment encodes these proteins:
- a CDS encoding phage holin family protein: protein MTTSGFNPKSKRSLVALLSELPGQISDLVKAELDAFKAEFASKAKNFGVGAALFIVAAAIGVFALGVLVALLIIVFDLFLPLWLATLIVLVLLLAMAAVLVLVGVNRVKAATAPDPEGVHASLRHDVDAFKGVGRYEN from the coding sequence GTGACTACTAGTGGATTCAACCCGAAGAGCAAGCGATCACTGGTCGCCCTGCTCTCGGAATTGCCCGGTCAGATCAGTGATTTGGTCAAGGCCGAGCTCGACGCCTTCAAGGCCGAATTCGCGAGCAAAGCCAAGAACTTCGGCGTGGGCGCAGCGCTCTTCATTGTGGCTGCCGCCATCGGGGTCTTCGCCCTCGGCGTTCTGGTCGCGCTGCTGATCATCGTGTTCGACCTGTTCCTGCCGCTCTGGCTGGCCACACTCATTGTGCTCGTGCTGCTGCTCGCCATGGCAGCAGTGCTCGTCCTCGTGGGCGTCAACCGGGTCAAGGCTGCCACCGCGCCGGACCCGGAGGGCGTGCACGCGAGCCTTCGCCACGATGTCGACGCATTCAAAGGGGTTGGTCGTTATGAAAACTGA